The nucleotide sequence GACCTGTAATCCCCGTGTTTCAGCATGGAACCCTTAATTTTTCCAAGGGTTTTAACTATACACAGCGTTCCCTAACATTTAGCTCGATGAACGCAACCCAGGCAGGGAGATTACTGAATTTTGCAGGCAACTAACGAACGCAAACAAGGAAGAATACTGAACTCAAGCAATAAGAACTCAAGCAATAAGTTTTATTTTTTTGACCAGGCGGGGTGGGTCAGCAGGGACGCAATAACTCGTACCCCTCTGAGCTGATTAGACAGGGGTAAGTGCCCCCTGGGTGCTGTCAGATCCCAGGTAAATTCCTGAGGGTAACGAGTCCAATTATTGTCTGTCTTCCAGCCAATTTTCGCCCAAAATTTCTCCCAATTTTTGCCTAAACCAAGCCAAATTTCCCGCTGCACTGAATAGCCAAATTTGCCATCAGAGTACGTCAGCCAGAGGTTATTGATGGTCTGCAAGTCAGTGGAAGGAAACTGTTCAACTTCTGTAAAGTAAAGCCATTTCCGTTGAATCGCAGATGCGCCTGCAAGTTCGCAGAGTTTTTGAAGCGTTAACTGATCGGCTGCTTTAAAGTTCTGCTGGGCAAGGAGTTGTTGTAAGGGTGTGTAGTCAATTCTCGCGCTGAAAGTCAGGGGTGGAGAATTGGGAGGGATACTTTCAGGCTGGTCTTCAGGCGAATTGTTCATGGTGGATTGATGCAGACTATTCATGGGCTAGAACCAATTGGGTTGGGAAAGATAGAAAGGAGGGAGAGTGATTGGTTGTCAGTTGTTCGTTGTTCGTTGTTGGTGAAAGAAGAGAAGCCACATTTTTCAAGTCACCAGTGCCCCAATGCCTGATATTCTGATCAGCCATTACTGATACCCAACTTCTGCGATTTTCCCCGGAAATTAGAGATGATTGGATGTCAGTATACGGTTGATGATGGCAGTGGTTGAACTGGGTATTTCAATGTGGATAAGTTCAATCCGGCCATTGTATGCCTGCACAGCAGTGGTTTCAGGCAAGGTTTCGATCGCATAATCCCCTCCCTTGACATAAATGTCAGGTTTGAGCACTTGAACTAATCGGCTGGCGGTTGACTCGGCAAAGATGACGACTCCATCCACGGGTTTAAGGGCTGCCAGCACTTCAGCCCGTTGCGCTTCTGGCACAATGGGGCGTGCAGGAAATCCTGTTGTCTGGGGTTTAATGAACTGGACAGACTGGTCACTGTTTAGACCTACAACCAGAGCCTTGCCCAGTTGTTTTGCAGCCTTTAAATACCGTACATGACCAGCGTGCAGAAGGTCAAAGCAGCCGTTGGTGAGAACGAGTGGACGCCAGTTATGAGGCTCCTGGGCGATCGCCTGCATCAGCTCATCCAGGGTATAAATACCGGGAATCATGCTTCTGAATTCTGCTCTGGGGTATCTTCCAGGGGGGGTTTATAGCCGCGCTCAAAAGCAAAGCGAACAAGTTGGGAACGGTTTTCGAGCTGGAGTTTGCTGAGGATATTGCTGAGGTGGGTTTGCACGGTGCGGGGGCTAACGAAGAGGCGATCGCCAATTTGCTTGTTGGTATAGCCCTGAATCACTTCCCAAAACACTTTTTCTTCAGCAGGAGTGAGCGGCAGCGGGCTAAGCGTGTGGTTGGCAGCGGGAGCCAGAGTTGCGGCGGAACCGTTGGATTCAGCTTTTTGAAGCAGTCGGATGATTTCGGTGTGGATACGGCGCGATCGCTCCAATTGTGCCTCAATTTTTGCCAGTAGTTCCCTCGGTTCAAAGGGTTTGATCAGGTAATCATCGGCCCCAATGGAGTGCCCCTGAACCCGGTCTTCAACTTCTCCTTTGCTGGACAGAAAAATGAAAGGGACCAACTGCCCTGAACGGGTTGCCCGCAGGCGACGGCAGAACTCAAACCCATCCATTTCAGGCATCATCACATCTGAAACCACCAGGTCGGGGGGGTCTTCTTCAAAGGCATGTAATGCTTCAACGCCCGAACCCACATCTTGAACCAGATACCCACGTTTTTCCAGATACCGCGTAAGCGCCATCCGCAGTGTCGTGTCATCATCAACCACCAAAATTCTTTTCATCTCGATTCCCATTCAGGTGTATGAGCAAGCACACTAAACAATGTTTAAAAATGTTTAAAGACCAATCCTATGGGGGAGAAGTAGGGCGAAATAGCGATGGAAGTGGGACACCACACCTAAAGCCTATCTAAAATTGTTTCCAGTTGAGCACCCGATCTTAGCCATTTAAGGAATTCTGGATGGACTTTAAGCCGAGTAACCCAGAAATAAACAGGCTGCTCATTGTTCTCATTTTAAGGTTCCCAAAAAATAGTAAACGAATGTAGGCAGTTATCAAGAGTTTATGAAAAATTTCCGCCAAATAAGACGGATAAATTAAGCAACTGACGGACTCTCTGCTCAGAGCCAGATCGGGTTGTCATTTTTAATCTGTAGACAGAAATTTGTCTGATAACGATAAAGCGCTATCTCCATAGATTTTTGTCAGATCTTCGTCTGTCTTGCTGCATAATTCCTCTTTTGAAACTGTTAGTGTAAGCTGTGGAAACTTCTTATGCCTTTGGCTGAATTCTTTGGTGGCAATGGTTCTCTTACGAGTTTTCCCTGTCATGTTTACCCAGGAGTTGCTGTAGATGATGTATGAACGGATCACCCCCCCGGATACTGGCTCTCGAATTACATTTAAAGATGGTGAACCCGTTGTTCCAGATAATCCCATCATTCCCTACATTCGGGGAGACGGAACAGGCATCGACCTGTGGCCCGCTTCACAGAGAGTCTTTGATGCGGCAGTGGAGGCAGCTTACGGCGGTAAACGGAAAATTGTCTGGTTTAAGGTATATGCAGGGGATGAGGCTTGCGAAAAATATGGCACCTATCAGTATCTGCCGGAGGATACGCTGCAAGCGATTAGAGAATTTGGAGTGGCAATTAAGGGGCCTCTGACTACCCCCATTGGGGAGGGCATTCGATCGCTCAATGTAGCTTTACGCCAGATTTTTGACCTGTATGCCTGTGTCCGCCCCTGCAAGTACTATCAGGGGACACCTTCCCCCCATCGCACCCCTGAAAAACTGGATGTCATTATTTACCGGGAGAATACGGAGGATATCTATCTGGGGATTGAGTGGAAACAGGGTTCAGAGGTGGGCGATCGCCTGATCAAGATGCTTAACGAAGACCTGATTCCAGCGACCCCGGAACATGGCAAAAAACGAATTCCTCTGGATTCCGGGATTGGCATTAAACCCATCAGCAAGACGGGTTCTCAGCGGCTGGTACGGCGTGCGATTAAACATGCCCTCCGTCTGCCCAGACATAAGCAGATGGTAACGCTGGTGCACAAGGGCAATATTATGAAATACACCGAGGGGGCTTTCCGTGACTGGGGCTATGAGCTGGCAACCAGCGAATTTCGAGCAGAGTGTGTTACCGAACGGGAATCGTGGATTCTGAGCAATTTGGAGAAAAATCCTGACCTCAGCCTGGAAGAAAATGCCCGCCTGATTGAACCTGGCTACGATGCCATGACCGTTGAGAAGCGGGAAACCACCTGTGCTGAAGTGAAGGCGGTGCTGGACTCCATCGGGGAAACCCACGGCAATGGGCAATGGAAAGCCAAGATTATGGTGAACGATCGCATTGCCGATAGTATCTTCCAGCAGATTCAGACGCG is from Leptothermofonsia sichuanensis E412 and encodes:
- a CDS encoding GUN4 domain-containing protein; translated protein: MNNSPEDQPESIPPNSPPLTFSARIDYTPLQQLLAQQNFKAADQLTLQKLCELAGASAIQRKWLYFTEVEQFPSTDLQTINNLWLTYSDGKFGYSVQREIWLGLGKNWEKFWAKIGWKTDNNWTRYPQEFTWDLTAPRGHLPLSNQLRGVRVIASLLTHPAWSKK
- a CDS encoding adenylyltransferase/cytidyltransferase family protein, with protein sequence MIPGIYTLDELMQAIAQEPHNWRPLVLTNGCFDLLHAGHVRYLKAAKQLGKALVVGLNSDQSVQFIKPQTTGFPARPIVPEAQRAEVLAALKPVDGVVIFAESTASRLVQVLKPDIYVKGGDYAIETLPETTAVQAYNGRIELIHIEIPSSTTAIINRILTSNHL
- a CDS encoding response regulator transcription factor, with protein sequence MKRILVVDDDTTLRMALTRYLEKRGYLVQDVGSGVEALHAFEEDPPDLVVSDVMMPEMDGFEFCRRLRATRSGQLVPFIFLSSKGEVEDRVQGHSIGADDYLIKPFEPRELLAKIEAQLERSRRIHTEIIRLLQKAESNGSAATLAPAANHTLSPLPLTPAEEKVFWEVIQGYTNKQIGDRLFVSPRTVQTHLSNILSKLQLENRSQLVRFAFERGYKPPLEDTPEQNSEA
- a CDS encoding NADP-dependent isocitrate dehydrogenase — protein: MMYERITPPDTGSRITFKDGEPVVPDNPIIPYIRGDGTGIDLWPASQRVFDAAVEAAYGGKRKIVWFKVYAGDEACEKYGTYQYLPEDTLQAIREFGVAIKGPLTTPIGEGIRSLNVALRQIFDLYACVRPCKYYQGTPSPHRTPEKLDVIIYRENTEDIYLGIEWKQGSEVGDRLIKMLNEDLIPATPEHGKKRIPLDSGIGIKPISKTGSQRLVRRAIKHALRLPRHKQMVTLVHKGNIMKYTEGAFRDWGYELATSEFRAECVTERESWILSNLEKNPDLSLEENARLIEPGYDAMTVEKRETTCAEVKAVLDSIGETHGNGQWKAKIMVNDRIADSIFQQIQTRPDEYSILATMNLNGDYLSDAAAAIVGGLGMGPGANIGDECAIFEATHGTAPKHAGLDRVNPGSLILSGVMMLEYLGWQEAADLITRGIGAAISNREVTYDLARLMEPPVDPPLKCSEFAEAIIRHF